One window of the Lactococcus lactis genome contains the following:
- the hrcA gene encoding heat-inducible transcriptional repressor HrcA, with product MITERQRQILNLIVSLYAKEHTPIGSKSLLDSIQASSATIRNDMKVLEKLGLIQKEHTSSGRVPSVSGYKYFVENVIQLDEFSQNDLFKVMKAFDGDFYRLSDLFKTAAKSLSGLTGLTSFVLNAPQRDQQLVSFEMVMLDSHSVLSVITLGTGEVRTNQFILPKSMTEADLAVFSNLVKERLVGKKVIDIHYTLRTEIPQIVQRYFKVTSEVLQLFVSIFDDLFKERLTVAGRKNIFDYATDNLAELYKLFSDDERMLHEIREITNNDEMRAVKFDNDEKYMKNLTIISQKFVIPYRGFGTLTVVGPVEMDYQRTLSVLDLVAKVLTMKLSDYYRYLDGNHYEISK from the coding sequence ATGATTACAGAACGTCAAAGACAAATTTTAAATTTGATTGTTTCTCTTTATGCCAAAGAGCATACGCCAATCGGTTCAAAGTCGCTCCTTGATAGTATTCAAGCTTCTAGCGCTACAATCCGAAACGACATGAAAGTTTTGGAAAAACTAGGCTTGATTCAAAAAGAACACACCTCAAGTGGACGTGTTCCAAGTGTTTCAGGTTATAAGTATTTTGTAGAAAATGTCATCCAGTTAGATGAATTTAGTCAAAATGACTTATTTAAAGTGATGAAAGCTTTTGATGGTGATTTTTATCGCCTATCTGACCTGTTTAAAACAGCAGCTAAAAGTTTATCAGGACTCACTGGTTTGACAAGCTTTGTTCTTAATGCTCCCCAACGTGACCAACAATTAGTTTCATTTGAAATGGTCATGCTGGATAGTCATTCAGTACTTTCAGTTATAACATTAGGGACTGGTGAAGTAAGAACAAATCAATTTATTCTTCCAAAATCGATGACCGAAGCTGATTTAGCAGTCTTTAGTAATCTAGTTAAAGAACGTCTGGTTGGTAAAAAAGTGATTGATATTCACTATACTTTACGAACAGAGATTCCACAGATTGTTCAACGTTATTTCAAAGTTACGAGTGAAGTTCTCCAACTCTTTGTATCAATTTTTGATGATTTGTTCAAAGAACGGCTGACCGTCGCTGGGCGTAAAAATATCTTTGATTATGCAACTGACAATCTTGCAGAATTATATAAACTCTTTAGCGATGATGAACGGATGCTTCATGAAATTCGCGAGATCACTAATAACGATGAAATGCGTGCCGTTAAATTTGACAATGACGAAAAATACATGAAAAATTTAACGATTATTTCGCAAAAATTTGTTATTCCATATCGCGGTTTTGGTACTCTAACAGTCGTTGGACCTGTAGAAATGGATTATCAAAGGACGTTATCAGTTCTTGACTTAGTTGCTAAAGTTTTAACTATGAAGCTGAGTGACTATTATCGTTATCTTGATGGTAACCATTATGAAATTAGTAAATGA